TAGGCCTCCGTGGCTACTTCTCCCTGGCGATCTCGACTCCCCTGCCGGGGTAGGGGCAGAGGCCTCGTAGCGGGCACTCGCTGCAGCGGGGGCTCCGTGCGCGGCAGTACTGGCGGCCGAGGGCTATGAGTAGGCGGTGGGCCTCCTCGCTCTTCTCGGGGCCGAAGAGCCCGAGGAGGGCCCTCGATGCCTCGTCGTAGCCGGCCTTCTCGCCTACTAGGCCCCAGCGCCGGGCTATGCGGAGCGCGTGGGTGTCTACGGCGAAGACTGGGGCGTGGCGCTTGAAGGAGAGGAAGACGTCGGCGGTCTTCTTCCCGACCCCGGGTATGGATAGGAGGAAAGCCCGCAGCTCCTCTGGAGGCTTCTCGAGCAGCACCCTCTCGCCCCCGGCCTCGATTACCCGCTTGGCTGCCTCGCGTAGCGTCCTCGCCTTCTGCCGGGCCAGCCCCGCGGGCCGTATCGCCTCGATGAGTTCCTCCTCGCTCGCCGCTAGCACGGCTTCGGGCGTGACGCGGCCGCCTAGGAGCCGGCGGAGGCTATGGTAGGCGCGTATCGAGTTGCGGTCGCTGGTGTTCTGGCTGAGGATTATGGCCGCGAGCACGGCGTAGGGGTTGCCGTCGAGCCTGTCGGCGACGAGCACTACGTAGTCGCGCCAGTCTACTCTCAGGCTCTGGGAGAGCAGCTGGTAGAGCGTCTCGCCGTCCACCCGCCCCGCTATGCCGCGCCTCTCGGGCAAAGCCGCGCCCCCGGGCTAGGCAGCAGTGGCCGCGGCGAGCAGCCGGTATAGCTGTAGGTGGCGCCGGGCCATCCTTATCCACTGGGTCCGGACCGCGTAGCTGTAGAGCCCGCTCATGTAGGCCACCGCGTAGTCGTAGTTCCTTATGAGCCACTCTAGTAGCTGAGCCAGCCCAGCAGGGTCGCCGGGCGGCGCTGCTAGCCGGGGCGCGTACTGGTACAGCTCCACTAGCCGGGGCACCCGGGTCCCCGCTATCGGCTTCATGCTCCCCATCGACATGTGTAGTATGCCGCTGACAGCGTACTTGCCGGGAGGGTCGCGGTACGGCAGCACAAGCACATCCGCGAGCGCCGCGAGCTTGAGCAGCTCGTCGCCGGAGAGATAGCGGTCTATGTGCAGGAGCCACTCCGTGGTCTCCCGGGCCTCGCGGAGCTGCTCAAGCACCTCGCCGCCGCTAGCACCTTGCGGCTCACCGGCCACCACGAGGGTGAACTCTACGCCCCGGCGGGCTAGGCTCCGGGCAGCCTCCAGCAGCGTATCGAGCCCCTTGTCGGGCCGGAGGAACCCGGGGGTAGCGAGCACGACCCCCTGGAGGCTAACCGGGTCTATACCCAGGTCCCGCGCGAGCCTCGGCCGGTCAACGTCGAGGTAGGGGTTCACCAGCGTACCGTGGGGGATCCGGTTCACGAGCCGGGGACTAAGCCCCTGGCTGTAGAGCTCGAACTCCTGAAGGTAGCTGTGGACAACCACCGCGTCGGCGTCCTGGAGCACGCGGTAGAGCTCGAGCCTCTCAAGCTTCTCCGCCGCCCCGTACGGGTGGTAAACCGTGTGGAGTGTGGCGACCACCGAGCGGGCTAGGCCCTCGCTCCGGGCCTCCAGCATCGCCTCAACCACGCGGGGAGTGTCCCCGTATATCCCGTACTCGTGCTGCAGATGGAGCACGTCCACCCCGCCTATCTCGGCGAGCGCGTCCAGGAGCCCCGAGTAGCTCGCGTCAAACCTCTCGTAGGAGGGTATAACGCGCACCCCCGGCTGCTCCCGGTAAGGCTCGCCGCCAGCCTCCCTCGTAGAGAGCACGTAGACCTCCAGCCGGGGGTCGACCGAGAGCAGCGCGTGCGCGAGCAGCCGCGTGTACTCCGCGACCCCGCAGTGCACCGGGGGATACCGCGAGACGAACGCTACACGCAACCCGCTCCTACACCAGCCTGCTACAACCCCCAGAGGACTACTAGACGCTGCCCCCGTATCCCCGGGGACGGTATCACAGCGGCTCTAGCCCCTCTACACGAAGTCAGTTTATAATATCGTAAAGCCACGGGGCCGGCCGCCCCGGCAGCGCGTGTACAGAAACTACACATCATGTTACCTAGAGGTAAACAGAGGGCGTCGGTACGTGTACAGAGCGTACACATGCCCCGAGGGGTACAGGCGCGGCGGGGACCAGCGCACACGGGACAGCCAAGAAGGAGAGACGGGGACACACTCCGAGGGGCCGTTGCTAGGAGCAGGAGTGGCCGAGAAGTGTTTGCAGGATGGGCGAGAACCAGGGGGGTTGGGGGGATGGGGTTGGGGGCGGTCCCAGCGGCGCGGAAAGGGGGGATGAGCGTGGACGTGCACGGTGGGGTGGGGGTTGGGGGCGGAGTGGATGAGCGTGACACGCGTTAGGGGCTGACTATCTCCGCTTCTACGGGTATGAGGCGCTCCTCGACCGTG
The window above is part of the Pyrodictium abyssi genome. Proteins encoded here:
- a CDS encoding endonuclease III, with the translated sequence MPERRGIAGRVDGETLYQLLSQSLRVDWRDYVVLVADRLDGNPYAVLAAIILSQNTSDRNSIRAYHSLRRLLGGRVTPEAVLAASEEELIEAIRPAGLARQKARTLREAAKRVIEAGGERVLLEKPPEELRAFLLSIPGVGKKTADVFLSFKRHAPVFAVDTHALRIARRWGLVGEKAGYDEASRALLGLFGPEKSEEAHRLLIALGRQYCRARSPRCSECPLRGLCPYPGRGVEIAREK
- a CDS encoding glycosyltransferase, producing the protein MRVAFVSRYPPVHCGVAEYTRLLAHALLSVDPRLEVYVLSTREAGGEPYREQPGVRVIPSYERFDASYSGLLDALAEIGGVDVLHLQHEYGIYGDTPRVVEAMLEARSEGLARSVVATLHTVYHPYGAAEKLERLELYRVLQDADAVVVHSYLQEFELYSQGLSPRLVNRIPHGTLVNPYLDVDRPRLARDLGIDPVSLQGVVLATPGFLRPDKGLDTLLEAARSLARRGVEFTLVVAGEPQGASGGEVLEQLREARETTEWLLHIDRYLSGDELLKLAALADVLVLPYRDPPGKYAVSGILHMSMGSMKPIAGTRVPRLVELYQYAPRLAAPPGDPAGLAQLLEWLIRNYDYAVAYMSGLYSYAVRTQWIRMARRHLQLYRLLAAATAA